The Oscillospiraceae bacterium genome contains a region encoding:
- a CDS encoding transcriptional regulator produces MPPKAKITRQMILDTALELTRQAGFEAVNARSIAGKLRCSTRPLFTCYENMEQLKSEFLAFAYEYYERYVAAYRAASGVGPGLLLPLSYVEFARQEPNLFRLLFISDMDLALHRPQDFYKERGNEKKAAAFARALDLDPERAKAVFLDLFLYTHGIAVLAATNKLTLGERDVENMVANVLSAFLQRQTPAARGPA; encoded by the coding sequence ATGCCGCCTAAGGCAAAAATAACCCGGCAGATGATTTTGGATACGGCTCTGGAACTTACAAGGCAAGCGGGCTTTGAAGCGGTGAACGCCCGCAGCATCGCGGGCAAGCTGCGGTGCTCCACCCGGCCGCTCTTTACCTGCTACGAAAACATGGAGCAGTTAAAAAGTGAATTTCTTGCGTTTGCCTACGAATATTACGAGCGCTATGTGGCCGCTTACCGCGCCGCCTCCGGGGTCGGCCCCGGCCTGCTCCTCCCGCTCTCCTATGTGGAGTTTGCCCGGCAGGAGCCCAATTTGTTCCGGCTGCTGTTCATCAGCGACATGGACCTGGCCCTGCACCGCCCGCAGGATTTTTACAAAGAGCGCGGCAACGAAAAAAAGGCGGCGGCCTTCGCCCGGGCCCTGGACCTGGATCCGGAGCGCGCAAAGGCCGTTTTTTTGGATCTGTTTCTTTATACCCATGGGATCGCGGTCCTGGCGGCAACAAACAAGCTGACCCTCGGGGAACGCGACGTGGAAAACATGGTGGCGAATGTCCTGTCGGCTTTTTTGCAGCGGCAAACACCGGCCGCCCGCGGCCCTGCCTGA